In the Staphylococcus condimenti genome, one interval contains:
- the lysS gene encoding lysine--tRNA ligase — protein MSEEMNDQMQVRRQKLQELIDLGIDPFGKRFDRTASAEELKEAWDQYSKEELHEKEDEEAAHVAIAGRLMTKRGKGKAGFAHIQDLSGQIQIYVRKDQVGEEQFAIWKMADLGDIVGIKGVMFKTNTGELSVKAKSFTLLSKSLRPLPDKFHGLQDVEQRYRQRYLDLITNQESTQTFINRSKIIQEMRNYLNSKGFLEVETPMMHQIAGGAAARPFVTHHNALDATLYMRIAIELHLKRLIVGGLEKVYEIGRVFRNEGVSTRHNPEFTMIELYEAYADFHDIMDLTEGTIRHISKKVLGTAVVPYGEYEVDLDSPWKRVHIVDAVKEATGVNFFDVKSDEEARELANEHGIEITDHMTYGHILNEFFEQKVEETLIQPTFVYGHPIEISPLAKKNPEDPRFTDRFELFIVGREHANAFTELNDPIDQRERFEAQLKEKEQGNDEAHEMDEDYIEALEYGLPPTGGLGIGIDRLVMLLTNSPSIRDVLLFPYMRQK, from the coding sequence ATGTCAGAAGAAATGAATGACCAAATGCAGGTCCGCCGTCAGAAATTACAAGAATTAATTGATTTAGGGATTGATCCTTTCGGTAAACGTTTTGATCGTACAGCAAGTGCTGAAGAATTGAAAGAAGCATGGGATCAATATTCTAAAGAAGAATTGCACGAAAAAGAAGATGAAGAAGCAGCACATGTAGCAATTGCTGGCCGCTTAATGACTAAACGCGGTAAAGGTAAAGCTGGATTTGCGCATATTCAAGATTTATCTGGACAAATTCAAATTTATGTACGTAAAGACCAAGTCGGCGAAGAACAATTTGCAATTTGGAAAATGGCTGACTTAGGAGATATTGTAGGTATTAAAGGTGTTATGTTTAAAACAAACACTGGTGAGTTGAGTGTTAAAGCTAAATCATTTACTTTATTATCAAAATCTTTACGCCCATTACCAGACAAATTCCATGGTTTGCAAGATGTTGAACAACGTTATCGTCAACGTTATTTAGATTTAATTACAAATCAAGAAAGTACACAAACATTCATTAACCGCAGTAAAATCATTCAAGAAATGCGTAACTATTTAAATAGCAAAGGTTTCTTAGAAGTTGAAACACCTATGATGCATCAAATCGCAGGTGGTGCTGCTGCTCGCCCATTCGTAACTCATCACAATGCTTTAGATGCAACGTTATATATGCGTATTGCGATTGAACTGCACTTAAAACGTTTAATCGTAGGTGGATTAGAAAAAGTATATGAAATTGGCCGTGTATTCCGTAACGAGGGTGTATCAACACGCCATAACCCTGAATTTACGATGATTGAATTGTATGAAGCTTATGCTGATTTCCACGATATTATGGATTTAACAGAAGGCACAATCCGTCATATTTCTAAAAAAGTATTAGGTACTGCAGTAGTTCCGTATGGTGAATACGAAGTAGATTTAGATTCACCATGGAAACGAGTTCATATTGTAGATGCTGTTAAAGAAGCAACTGGTGTAAACTTCTTTGATGTTAAATCTGATGAAGAAGCACGTGAACTTGCTAATGAGCATGGCATTGAAATTACAGATCATATGACATATGGTCATATTTTGAATGAGTTCTTTGAACAAAAAGTAGAAGAAACACTTATTCAACCAACATTTGTATATGGACACCCAATTGAGATTTCACCACTTGCTAAGAAAAATCCAGAAGATCCAAGATTTACAGATCGTTTCGAATTATTTATCGTAGGTCGTGAACATGCGAATGCATTTACAGAGTTGAATGATCCTATTGATCAACGCGAAAGATTTGAAGCGCAATTAAAAGAAAAAGAACAAGGTAACGATGAAGCGCATGAAATGGATGAAGATTACATTGAAGCATTAGAATACGGTTTGCCTCCAACAGGTGGTCTAGGAATTGGTATTGATAGACTTGTAATGTTATTAACTAATTCACCATCTATCAGAGATGTATTGTTATTCCCTTATATGCGTCAAAAATAA
- the dusB gene encoding tRNA dihydrouridine synthase DusB produces the protein MWKIGDVEIDNRVVLAPMAGVCNSAFRLTVKEFGAGLVCAEMVSDKAILFNNPKTMNMLYIDENERPLSLQIFGGEKESLVEAAVYVDQNTTADIIDINMGCPVNKIIRCEAGARWLLDPNKIYEMVSAVTEKVSKPVTCKMRIGWDDDHIYAVENAKAAERAGAAAISLHGRTRVQMYEGHADWDIIRQVKEAVNIPVIGNGDVTSPELAQKMLDETGVDAVMIGREALGNPWMIYRTVHYLETGELMEEPTVKEKVEIALLHLRRLVELKGEKIGVMEMRKHASWYLKGVKGNGKARKALNQANTEQEMIDILQNFQAESTAATATQQA, from the coding sequence ATGTGGAAGATTGGAGATGTAGAAATCGACAATAGAGTCGTACTTGCTCCGATGGCTGGAGTTTGCAACTCTGCCTTCAGATTAACAGTCAAAGAATTCGGTGCAGGGTTAGTATGTGCTGAAATGGTAAGTGATAAGGCGATTTTATTCAACAATCCTAAAACAATGAATATGTTGTATATTGATGAGAATGAACGTCCGCTTTCATTACAGATTTTCGGCGGGGAGAAAGAGAGTCTTGTAGAAGCAGCGGTTTATGTAGATCAAAATACGACTGCAGATATCATTGATATTAATATGGGATGCCCTGTAAATAAGATTATTCGTTGTGAAGCAGGCGCTCGTTGGTTATTAGACCCTAATAAAATATATGAAATGGTTTCAGCCGTAACTGAAAAAGTGAGCAAACCTGTGACATGCAAAATGCGTATCGGCTGGGATGATGATCATATTTATGCAGTAGAAAATGCTAAAGCAGCTGAACGTGCTGGTGCCGCAGCGATTTCATTGCATGGACGTACACGTGTTCAAATGTATGAAGGTCATGCAGATTGGGATATTATTAGACAAGTGAAGGAAGCGGTCAATATTCCTGTTATCGGCAATGGTGATGTAACGAGCCCTGAACTTGCACAAAAAATGTTAGATGAAACAGGTGTCGATGCAGTAATGATCGGTCGTGAAGCGTTAGGAAACCCATGGATGATTTATCGTACAGTACATTATTTAGAGACTGGCGAATTAATGGAGGAACCTACTGTAAAAGAAAAAGTAGAAATTGCTTTATTACATTTGCGTCGACTAGTAGAATTAAAAGGTGAGAAGATTGGTGTTATGGAAATGCGTAAGCACGCTTCTTGGTATTTAAAAGGCGTAAAAGGGAATGGAAAAGCCCGTAAAGCGTTGAACCAAGCAAACACTGAACAAGAAATGATTGATATACTGCAGAATTTCCAGGCAGAATCAACTGCAGCAACAGCAACCCAACAAGCTTAA
- the folK gene encoding 2-amino-4-hydroxy-6-hydroxymethyldihydropteridine diphosphokinase, whose product MTKVYLGLGSNVGDREHQLKEALRLLDAQQGIKVTQVSSLYETAPVGYVDQPDFLNLCAEIETNLSPQAVLKSGLNIEQQLHRVRKERWGPRTLDIDVLLYGNEIIEDQDLSIPHPRMAERAFVLIPLQEIAPEAINPRTQTKIKDIEVPDETVNKYHKR is encoded by the coding sequence ATGACTAAAGTTTATTTAGGCTTAGGCAGCAATGTTGGAGATAGAGAACATCAATTAAAAGAGGCGCTTCGTTTATTAGATGCGCAACAAGGTATAAAAGTAACCCAAGTATCTTCACTTTATGAAACAGCACCAGTTGGATATGTTGACCAACCTGATTTTTTGAATTTATGTGCAGAGATTGAGACAAATTTATCACCGCAAGCAGTATTGAAAAGCGGTTTGAATATAGAACAGCAATTGCATCGCGTTCGTAAAGAACGATGGGGTCCGCGCACATTAGATATAGATGTTTTACTTTATGGTAATGAAATCATTGAAGATCAGGATTTAAGCATTCCGCATCCGCGAATGGCAGAACGTGCTTTTGTATTGATTCCTTTACAAGAAATTGCACCTGAGGCAATCAATCCGCGCACTCAGACAAAGATTAAAGATATTGAAGTCCCTGATGAAACTGTGAATAAATATCATAAACGTTAG
- the folB gene encoding dihydroneopterin aldolase: MTDTIFLNGMRFYGYHGVLEAENDIGQIFVVDVVLKVDLSAAGKSDLVEDTVNYAEVYADVKEIMEGEPKNLLEHLATLIAKRINSHYNRVLETKVRITKETPPIPGHYDGVGIEISRVNSDHD, encoded by the coding sequence ATGACAGATACAATTTTTCTCAATGGAATGCGCTTTTACGGTTATCATGGTGTGCTTGAAGCAGAAAATGACATTGGGCAGATATTTGTTGTGGATGTCGTTTTGAAAGTAGATTTATCTGCAGCAGGAAAATCAGATTTGGTAGAGGACACTGTAAACTATGCAGAAGTTTATGCAGATGTAAAAGAGATTATGGAAGGCGAACCTAAGAATTTACTTGAACATTTGGCTACGCTTATTGCAAAACGTATAAATTCACACTATAATCGGGTATTGGAAACTAAAGTGAGAATTACAAAAGAAACACCACCTATTCCAGGACATTATGACGGGGTAGGAATTGAGATATCGAGGGTGAATTCAGACCATGACTAA
- the folP gene encoding dihydropteroate synthase, with translation MAHTKIMGILNVTPDSFSDGGKYNSVETAVARVKEMMDEGVDIVDIGGVSTRPGHQEVALEDELERVIPVVRALSEFNVQLSIDTFRSEVAEQALEAGATMINDQWAGLYDPKMFETVARYDAEIVLMHNGDGERDEPIMDEMLLYLLKQANRAEEAGIKHDKIWIDPGIGFAKSRAEERVVMDRLDELVATEYPVLLATSRKRFIKEMIKTDSRPEERDEATAATTAYGIMKGVKAVRVHNVELNARIAQGIDYLKENEQ, from the coding sequence ATGGCACATACAAAAATTATGGGTATATTGAATGTGACGCCTGATTCGTTTTCAGATGGCGGAAAATATAATTCAGTTGAAACAGCTGTGGCACGTGTGAAAGAAATGATGGATGAAGGTGTTGATATTGTAGATATCGGCGGCGTGTCTACACGTCCGGGACATCAAGAAGTTGCTTTAGAAGATGAGCTTGAGCGTGTGATTCCAGTAGTACGTGCACTGTCTGAATTTAATGTACAGCTTTCAATCGATACTTTTAGAAGTGAAGTTGCAGAACAAGCTTTAGAGGCGGGTGCAACAATGATTAATGATCAATGGGCAGGTTTATATGACCCTAAAATGTTTGAAACCGTAGCGCGCTATGATGCAGAAATTGTGTTGATGCATAATGGTGACGGCGAGCGTGATGAGCCGATTATGGATGAAATGCTGTTATATTTATTAAAACAAGCCAACCGTGCAGAAGAAGCAGGCATCAAACATGATAAGATTTGGATCGATCCGGGCATTGGTTTTGCTAAAAGCAGAGCGGAAGAACGCGTTGTTATGGATCGTTTAGATGAACTTGTAGCAACAGAGTATCCTGTTTTATTAGCGACAAGCCGCAAACGTTTTATCAAAGAAATGATTAAAACAGATTCTCGACCAGAAGAAAGAGATGAAGCGACAGCAGCTACGACAGCTTATGGCATTATGAAAGGTGTTAAAGCAGTCAGAGTACATAACGTTGAATTGAATGCACGTATTGCCCAAGGTATAGACTACTTGAAGGAGAATGAACAATGA
- the cysK gene encoding cysteine synthase A, with product MAKKPVDNIVQIIGDTPVVKLRNVVPEDAADVYVKLEYQNPGGSVKDRIALAMIEKGERDGKIKPGDTIVEPTSGNTGIGLAFVAAAKGYKAVFTMPETMSIERRNLLKAYGAEVVLTPGSEAMKGAIKKAKELKEEYGYYEPQQFENPANPLVHELTTGPELVDQFEDKTIDAFLAGVGTGGTLTGVGKVLKKQYPDIDIVAIEPEDSPVLSGGEPGPHKLQGLGAGFVPETLDTQIYDEVIKVGNEVAMETARRVAKEEGILAGISSGAAIHAAIQKAKQLGKGKTVVTVLPSNGERYLSTPLYSFEDK from the coding sequence ATGGCAAAGAAACCCGTAGATAATATTGTTCAAATTATTGGAGATACACCTGTAGTTAAACTACGCAACGTAGTACCTGAAGACGCAGCTGATGTTTATGTTAAATTAGAATATCAAAACCCAGGCGGCTCAGTTAAAGACCGTATCGCTTTAGCAATGATTGAAAAAGGTGAAAGAGACGGCAAAATCAAACCAGGCGATACAATTGTAGAACCGACAAGTGGTAACACAGGTATCGGTTTAGCATTTGTTGCTGCTGCTAAAGGCTATAAAGCAGTATTCACAATGCCTGAAACAATGAGTATTGAACGTCGTAATTTATTAAAAGCATACGGCGCAGAAGTGGTATTAACACCTGGATCTGAAGCGATGAAAGGTGCAATTAAAAAAGCAAAAGAATTAAAAGAAGAGTACGGTTATTATGAACCGCAACAATTCGAAAACCCAGCTAACCCGCTTGTTCACGAATTGACAACTGGTCCAGAATTAGTTGATCAGTTTGAGGATAAAACAATCGATGCATTCTTAGCTGGTGTTGGTACAGGCGGTACATTGACAGGTGTCGGCAAAGTCTTGAAAAAACAATATCCTGATATCGATATTGTAGCGATTGAACCAGAAGATTCTCCTGTATTAAGCGGTGGAGAACCAGGTCCTCATAAATTACAAGGTTTAGGTGCAGGCTTTGTTCCTGAAACTTTAGATACTCAAATTTACGATGAAGTGATTAAAGTCGGCAATGAAGTAGCGATGGAAACTGCACGCCGTGTAGCTAAAGAAGAAGGTATCTTAGCAGGTATTTCTTCAGGTGCTGCTATTCATGCTGCAATCCAAAAAGCAAAACAATTAGGAAAAGGTAAAACAGTTGTAACTGTATTGCCAAGTAACGGTGAACGTTACCTTTCAACTCCGCTTTATTCTTTCGAAGATAAATAA
- the hslO gene encoding Hsp33 family molecular chaperone HslO — translation MTQDYIVKALAFDGDIRAYAAVTTNAVQEAQTRHYTWPTASAALGRTMTATAMMGAMLKGEQKLTVTVDGHGPIGRIVADADAKGDIRGYVTNPQTHFPLNEQGKLDVRRAVGTDGTLTVVKDVGLKDYFSGSSPIVSGELGDDFTYYYATSEQVPSSVGLGVLVNPDNSIKAAGGFIIQVMPNAKEETIDKVEKAIGNMTPVSKLIDQGLSPEELLTEILGKENVKFLETVPVKFECNCSHEKFLNAIKGLGEAEIQAMIDEDHGAEAECHFCRAKYQYSEAELKGLIEELNA, via the coding sequence ATGACACAAGATTATATCGTAAAAGCATTAGCATTTGACGGTGATATTCGTGCATATGCAGCTGTTACAACAAATGCAGTACAAGAAGCCCAAACAAGACATTACACTTGGCCAACAGCTTCAGCAGCATTAGGCAGAACAATGACAGCTACAGCAATGATGGGGGCTATGTTGAAAGGTGAACAAAAATTAACAGTAACGGTTGATGGTCATGGTCCTATCGGACGTATCGTAGCAGATGCAGACGCTAAAGGAGATATCCGCGGCTATGTTACAAATCCGCAAACGCATTTCCCATTAAACGAACAAGGTAAATTAGATGTACGTCGTGCAGTCGGTACAGATGGTACTTTGACTGTTGTTAAAGATGTCGGGTTAAAAGATTATTTTTCAGGTTCAAGTCCTATTGTTTCTGGCGAACTTGGAGACGACTTTACGTATTACTATGCGACAAGTGAACAAGTACCTTCTTCAGTCGGACTTGGCGTTTTAGTGAACCCAGATAACTCAATTAAAGCTGCAGGTGGTTTTATTATTCAAGTGATGCCGAATGCAAAAGAAGAAACGATTGATAAAGTCGAAAAAGCAATCGGTAATATGACACCTGTTTCAAAATTGATTGATCAAGGTTTATCTCCAGAAGAATTGTTGACAGAAATCCTTGGTAAAGAGAATGTGAAATTCTTAGAAACAGTACCTGTCAAATTTGAATGTAACTGCAGTCATGAAAAATTCTTGAATGCGATTAAAGGATTAGGTGAAGCTGAAATTCAAGCTATGATAGATGAAGATCATGGTGCAGAAGCAGAATGTCATTTCTGCCGTGCTAAATATCAGTATAGTGAAGCAGAACTTAAAGGCTTAATTGAAGAATTAAATGCATAA
- the ftsH gene encoding ATP-dependent zinc metalloprotease FtsH — protein sequence MQKAFRNVLVIAIIGVFIFGLFSWLNGNGNMPKQLSYTQFTNKLEKGDLKTLEIQPEQNVYLVSGKTKSGEDYSSTMLYNNEKDLQKVTDEAHKQKDLKFTVKEEEKQSVFVSILSTLIPVLVIALLFIFFLSQAQGGGGGGRMMNFGKSKAKMYDNQKRRVRFSDVAGADEEKQELIEIVDFLKDNKKFKEMGSRIPKGVLLVGPPGTGKTLLARAVAGEAGVPFFSISGSDFVEMFVGVGASRVRDLFENAKKNAPCIIFIDEIDAVGRQRGAGVGGGHDEREQTLNQLLVEMDGFGENEGIIMIAATNRPDILDPALLRPGRFDRQIQVGRPDVKGREAILYVHARNKPLDETVDLKAIAQRTPGFSGADLENLLNEASLIAVRDGKKKIDMRDIEEATDRVIAGPAKKSRVISEKERNIVAHHEAGHTIIGMVLDEAEVVHKVTIVPRGQAGGYAMMLPKQDRFLMTEPELLDKICGLLGGRVSEDINFNEVSTGASNDFERATQIARSMVTEYGMSKKLGPMQFTKGSGQVFLGKDMQGDPEYSGQIAYEIDKEVQRIIKEQYERCKQILLEHQEQLRLIAKTLLTEETLVREQIHSLFYDGKLPEVNYDDAKVVNHGDEDFAEGKFGKSYDEILDEVQDEDKKYQEEEAEVDKEEENQKEYEARKREDAQRDEDSSSDDHDNNQSDRNNDRRND from the coding sequence ATGCAGAAAGCTTTTCGCAATGTGCTTGTAATCGCAATCATTGGCGTTTTTATATTCGGTTTATTTTCTTGGCTGAATGGTAATGGCAATATGCCAAAGCAACTTTCTTATACACAGTTCACGAATAAACTCGAAAAAGGCGATCTGAAAACTTTAGAGATCCAGCCTGAACAGAATGTATATTTAGTAAGCGGAAAAACCAAGAGCGGTGAAGATTATTCTTCAACGATGCTATATAATAACGAAAAAGACTTGCAGAAAGTCACAGATGAAGCACACAAACAAAAAGATTTGAAGTTTACAGTTAAAGAAGAAGAAAAACAAAGCGTATTTGTAAGTATTCTTTCAACATTGATTCCAGTATTGGTTATTGCTTTATTATTTATTTTCTTCCTTAGTCAAGCACAAGGCGGCGGTGGTGGCGGCCGTATGATGAACTTTGGTAAATCCAAAGCGAAAATGTACGATAACCAAAAACGCCGTGTACGTTTCTCTGACGTAGCGGGTGCAGATGAGGAAAAACAAGAATTAATCGAAATTGTAGATTTCTTGAAAGATAATAAGAAATTTAAAGAAATGGGCTCTAGAATTCCTAAAGGCGTACTTCTAGTAGGTCCTCCAGGTACAGGTAAAACATTGCTTGCACGTGCAGTTGCAGGTGAAGCGGGTGTACCATTCTTCTCAATCAGTGGTTCTGATTTCGTTGAAATGTTCGTCGGTGTCGGTGCAAGCCGTGTCCGCGACTTATTCGAAAATGCTAAAAAGAATGCACCTTGTATCATTTTCATCGATGAAATTGATGCTGTAGGACGCCAACGTGGTGCAGGTGTCGGCGGCGGTCACGATGAACGTGAACAAACGTTGAACCAATTATTAGTAGAAATGGATGGCTTCGGTGAAAATGAAGGTATTATCATGATTGCCGCTACAAACCGTCCAGATATCTTAGACCCAGCGTTATTACGTCCAGGTCGTTTTGACAGACAAATTCAAGTTGGCCGTCCAGATGTTAAAGGACGTGAAGCAATTCTATATGTACATGCTAGAAACAAACCTCTAGATGAAACAGTAGACTTGAAAGCAATTGCGCAAAGAACACCAGGTTTCTCTGGTGCCGATTTAGAAAACTTACTGAACGAAGCATCATTGATTGCGGTTCGTGACGGTAAGAAGAAAATCGATATGCGTGATATTGAAGAAGCAACAGACCGTGTTATTGCAGGTCCAGCTAAGAAATCACGTGTTATTTCTGAGAAAGAACGTAATATTGTGGCACACCATGAAGCGGGTCATACAATTATCGGTATGGTCTTGGATGAAGCAGAAGTGGTACATAAAGTTACCATCGTACCGCGTGGTCAAGCCGGCGGTTATGCAATGATGCTTCCTAAACAAGATCGCTTCTTAATGACAGAGCCTGAATTGCTTGATAAGATTTGCGGCTTGTTAGGTGGTCGTGTATCAGAAGATATCAACTTTAATGAAGTTTCTACGGGTGCTTCTAACGACTTTGAACGTGCAACACAAATTGCGCGCTCTATGGTAACTGAATATGGTATGAGTAAAAAACTTGGACCTATGCAGTTTACGAAAGGAAGCGGCCAAGTCTTCTTAGGTAAAGATATGCAAGGCGACCCAGAATACTCTGGACAAATTGCTTATGAAATTGACAAAGAAGTACAACGCATTATTAAAGAACAATATGAACGTTGTAAACAAATCTTGTTAGAACACCAAGAACAACTTAGATTGATTGCGAAAACATTGTTAACTGAAGAAACTTTAGTACGCGAACAAATCCATTCATTATTCTACGACGGCAAATTGCCTGAAGTGAATTATGATGATGCTAAAGTTGTAAATCATGGCGATGAAGACTTCGCAGAGGGTAAATTCGGTAAATCTTATGATGAAATTCTTGATGAAGTTCAAGATGAAGATAAAAAATATCAAGAAGAAGAAGCCGAAGTAGACAAAGAAGAAGAGAACCAAAAAGAATATGAAGCACGTAAACGTGAAGATGCACAACGTGATGAAGATTCTTCTTCAGATGATCATGATAACAATCAATCAGATCGTAACAATGACCGTCGCAATGATTAA
- the hpt gene encoding hypoxanthine phosphoribosyltransferase encodes MKDDLKEILLTEDEIQQICRQLGAEITKDYKGKDLVCIGILKGSAMFMSDLIKRIDTHLSIDFMDVSSYHGGTESTGEVKILKDLGSSIENKDVLIIEDILETGTTLKSITELLKSRRVNSLEIVTLLDKPNRRKADIEAKYVGRKIPDEFVVGYGLDYAEFYRNLPYVGTLKPEVYQNK; translated from the coding sequence ATGAAAGATGATTTAAAGGAAATATTACTGACTGAAGATGAAATTCAGCAGATTTGCCGCCAACTCGGCGCAGAAATCACAAAGGACTATAAAGGTAAAGACCTTGTTTGTATTGGTATTTTAAAAGGATCTGCTATGTTTATGTCAGATTTGATTAAACGTATCGATACACATCTATCTATCGATTTTATGGATGTTTCAAGCTATCATGGCGGAACTGAATCAACAGGTGAAGTTAAAATCCTGAAAGATTTAGGCAGCTCAATCGAAAATAAAGATGTTTTGATTATTGAAGATATTTTGGAAACAGGTACAACTTTAAAATCTATTACAGAGTTATTGAAATCACGTCGCGTGAATTCTTTAGAAATCGTGACACTATTGGATAAACCTAATCGTCGCAAAGCAGATATAGAAGCAAAATATGTAGGACGTAAAATTCCGGATGAATTTGTTGTAGGCTATGGTTTAGATTATGCAGAATTTTATCGCAACTTGCCGTATGTCGGTACATTAAAACCTGAAGTTTATCAAAATAAATAA
- the tilS gene encoding tRNA lysidine(34) synthetase TilS, which yields MNIYTQGWTENDHLAIAVSTGVDSMVLLDVLTTEFAHTYQKLTVLHVNHGIREASKEEEQFIRDYCKKHQLPLAVHHLDLSELTAQGKSIQNTAREQRYDWFQTHMKAIDANVLVTAHHQDDQLETIFYRIMTGRSTRSPLGMSVQEVRAGFKLVRPLLNVTKKDIKHYQATKEVPYYEDASNADNHYVRNDIRNRILPEIDENPQLDVSQLLKLKQWHDAQFQQLQDVADRFIQEKTKGEQESITIDRNEFNQLTHSQKTTVMDKLLNKWTRNQPISEHAYYEWFAQLDSSVAQAVIYSTDKWNIQIVYDKFIIMGYTDADLTPKRITQSGHYQFGTYQIIIDETIEDADLPIVVRVRQSGDRFALPQNGGHQKVNRLMINRKVPGYERDRLPILLNKQGEIVAVGTFYTAPNYEKKLEITNLGV from the coding sequence TTGAATATTTATACACAAGGTTGGACTGAAAATGACCATCTCGCTATTGCTGTTTCAACTGGTGTAGATAGTATGGTACTTCTTGATGTATTAACAACAGAATTTGCACATACATATCAAAAATTGACCGTGCTGCATGTTAATCATGGTATTCGTGAAGCCTCAAAAGAAGAAGAACAGTTTATTCGCGACTATTGTAAGAAACATCAGCTTCCATTGGCGGTTCATCATTTGGATTTATCTGAACTGACAGCTCAAGGAAAAAGTATTCAGAACACAGCACGCGAACAACGTTATGATTGGTTCCAAACACACATGAAAGCAATCGATGCGAATGTATTGGTCACTGCGCATCACCAAGATGATCAATTAGAAACTATTTTTTATCGTATTATGACAGGTAGATCGACAAGAAGTCCGTTAGGGATGTCTGTACAAGAAGTCCGTGCCGGTTTTAAATTGGTTCGTCCATTGCTGAACGTCACTAAAAAAGATATCAAACACTATCAAGCAACAAAAGAAGTGCCTTATTATGAAGATGCATCGAATGCAGATAACCATTATGTCAGAAATGATATCCGTAATCGTATTTTGCCAGAGATTGATGAAAATCCACAGTTGGATGTTTCGCAATTATTGAAATTGAAACAATGGCATGATGCGCAGTTTCAGCAGCTGCAAGATGTTGCAGATCGATTTATTCAAGAAAAGACAAAAGGTGAACAAGAAAGTATCACTATAGACCGCAATGAATTTAATCAGCTGACGCATTCACAAAAAACTACAGTTATGGATAAATTGTTGAATAAATGGACAAGAAATCAACCTATTTCTGAACATGCTTATTATGAATGGTTTGCACAACTGGATAGTTCGGTCGCTCAAGCTGTAATTTATTCGACAGATAAATGGAATATTCAAATTGTGTATGATAAATTTATAATAATGGGTTATACAGATGCAGATTTAACACCGAAGCGGATTACGCAATCAGGACATTATCAGTTTGGTACATATCAAATTATAATCGATGAAACCATTGAGGATGCGGATTTACCGATAGTGGTACGTGTACGTCAATCAGGTGATCGTTTTGCTTTACCTCAAAACGGAGGCCATCAGAAAGTCAACCGCTTGATGATCAATCGCAAAGTTCCAGGCTATGAACGCGATCGATTGCCCATATTGCTGAATAAACAAGGGGAGATAGTCGCAGTCGGCACATTTTATACTGCGCCGAATTATGAAAAAAAATTAGAGATCACAAATTTAGGAGTGTAA
- a CDS encoding S1 domain-containing RNA-binding protein → MSIEVGSKLKGKVTGIKKFGAFVELPEGKSGLVHISEVADKYVENVEEHLSVGDEVEVKVLSIADDGKISLSIKKAKDRPKRQHHRGGNNHHGKPAQSKPEDFEKKLSNFLKDSEEKMTSIKRQTESRRGGRGSRR, encoded by the coding sequence ATGTCAATCGAAGTAGGAAGCAAGCTTAAAGGGAAAGTCACTGGTATCAAGAAATTTGGTGCGTTTGTAGAATTACCTGAAGGGAAAAGTGGCTTAGTTCACATCAGTGAAGTTGCAGACAAGTACGTTGAAAATGTTGAAGAACATTTGTCTGTGGGAGATGAAGTAGAAGTTAAGGTACTATCTATTGCTGACGACGGCAAAATTAGTCTTTCAATTAAAAAAGCAAAAGATCGTCCAAAAAGACAACACCATAGAGGTGGAAATAACCACCACGGTAAACCAGCACAAAGTAAACCAGAGGACTTTGAAAAGAAATTAAGCAACTTCTTAAAAGATAGCGAAGAAAAAATGACTTCTATCAAACGTCAAACTGAATCAAGAAGAGGCGGCAGAGGTTCAAGACGCTAA